From a region of the Gottschalkia purinilytica genome:
- the murG gene encoding undecaprenyldiphospho-muramoylpentapeptide beta-N-acetylglucosaminyltransferase — MKVLITGGGTGGHIYPALAIAKKIKEEYKNAEILYVGTERGLESELVPKEGLKFKTIRVKGFSRKLSKDTVKSIKELFLGLNDAKKVIKEFKPDIVIGTGGYVCGPVVLLASLKKIPTLIHEQNAFPGVTNKILSKFVSKVAGSFEECKKYFKKSEKVIITGNPIRKDILTIDKEKAYQDLKVDQNKPFILCFGGSGGQKKLNDAMLRFIIDNHDNDDIQVLHVTGKRFHESFMKELKSNGIDELSSNINVVPYFFEMPKALAIADLAITSGGAITIAEVTAVGVPTILIPKAYTAENHQEYNAKALEKAGASIVILEKDLTDNKLTKTIKEVLDDKEKLSNMAYNSKKIGIIDASERIVNIIKELVP; from the coding sequence ATGAAAGTACTAATTACAGGAGGAGGAACTGGAGGACACATATATCCAGCTTTGGCTATAGCAAAAAAAATAAAAGAAGAATATAAAAATGCTGAAATACTTTATGTAGGAACTGAAAGAGGATTGGAATCTGAATTAGTACCTAAAGAAGGACTTAAATTTAAAACTATTAGAGTAAAAGGATTTTCTAGAAAATTATCAAAAGATACTGTTAAATCTATAAAAGAACTTTTTCTAGGACTTAATGATGCTAAAAAGGTTATAAAAGAATTTAAACCAGACATTGTCATAGGCACTGGTGGATATGTTTGCGGTCCAGTTGTATTGTTAGCATCTTTAAAGAAAATACCTACATTAATACATGAACAAAATGCATTCCCTGGAGTTACTAATAAAATTTTATCTAAATTTGTAAGTAAAGTAGCTGGAAGTTTTGAGGAATGTAAAAAATATTTTAAAAAGTCAGAAAAGGTGATAATAACTGGAAATCCAATCAGAAAAGATATATTAACCATCGATAAAGAAAAAGCATATCAAGATTTGAAAGTTGATCAAAACAAACCTTTTATCCTATGTTTTGGAGGAAGCGGTGGTCAGAAAAAGTTAAATGATGCAATGTTGCGATTTATTATAGATAATCATGATAATGATGATATTCAAGTATTACATGTGACTGGTAAAAGATTTCATGAAAGTTTTATGAAAGAGTTAAAAAGTAATGGAATAGATGAGTTGTCAAGTAATATAAATGTTGTACCGTATTTCTTTGAAATGCCTAAGGCTCTTGCTATTGCTGATTTAGCTATAACTAGTGGTGGAGCAATAACCATAGCAGAAGTTACTGCTGTAGGAGTCCCTACTATATTGATTCCAAAAGCATACACTGCAGAAAATCATCAAGAGTATAATGCTAAAGCATTAGAAAAAGCTGGAGCTAGTATAGTTATTCTTGAAAAAGATTTGACAGATAATAAGTTAACAAAAACAATAAAAGAAGTATTAGATGATAAAGAAAAATTATCTAATATGGCTTATAATAGCAAAAAGATAGGAATTATAGATGCCAGTGAAAGAATAGTAAATATAATAAAAGAGCTAGTGCCCTAA
- the ftsW gene encoding putative lipid II flippase FtsW, whose amino-acid sequence MAKRKACDFTLMISVILLVFIGIIMVFSSSWPDGLYKMQDGYHFLKKQLVASILGLIAMIVFMNFDYWKLGKLSKLIFFGATILCLLIFTPLGREYNGARRWVDLGVINFMPSDAMKLGSIIFLSAFLAKRKEKMQSFKEGFIPAMMVIGFSCGLIILQKDLGTSATLAFTLVIIFFIGGAKISHLSTVGITGFIMLTLAILQPFTPAGERYRIKRVTTFLDPFADRVGSGWQVVQSLYALGSGGIFGLGLGKSRQKFFYIPEPYNDFIFSIIGEELGFIGCLTVMLLLLLVVWRGIKIALGAKDLFGCLLASGIVSLITIQALIHIAVVTSSMPATGIPLPFISYGGTSLMIYMAAAGVLLNISRHSQLDRS is encoded by the coding sequence TGCAAGATGGATATCATTTTTTAAAAAAGCAACTTGTAGCTAGTATACTAGGGTTAATAGCTATGATAGTTTTTATGAACTTTGACTATTGGAAATTAGGAAAACTTTCAAAGTTAATATTTTTTGGAGCTACTATACTATGTCTACTAATATTCACACCACTTGGGAGAGAATACAATGGGGCAAGAAGATGGGTAGATTTAGGAGTCATAAATTTCATGCCATCTGATGCTATGAAGCTAGGATCTATTATATTTCTTTCAGCTTTTTTGGCCAAGAGAAAAGAAAAAATGCAGAGCTTTAAAGAAGGATTCATACCAGCTATGATGGTAATAGGGTTCTCTTGTGGCCTTATTATACTTCAAAAAGACTTAGGAACAAGTGCAACTTTAGCATTTACACTTGTTATAATATTCTTTATAGGAGGAGCAAAGATATCACATCTTTCGACGGTTGGTATAACTGGGTTTATAATGCTTACCTTGGCTATACTTCAGCCCTTTACTCCTGCTGGCGAAAGATACAGAATAAAAAGAGTTACTACATTCCTTGATCCATTTGCTGATAGAGTAGGTAGTGGATGGCAAGTTGTTCAGTCTTTATATGCGCTAGGATCAGGTGGAATATTTGGATTAGGACTAGGTAAAAGTAGACAAAAGTTTTTTTACATACCAGAACCTTATAATGACTTTATATTTTCTATAATAGGAGAAGAATTGGGATTTATAGGATGTCTGACTGTCATGCTTTTACTTTTGCTAGTTGTTTGGAGAGGAATAAAGATAGCTTTGGGAGCTAAAGACTTGTTCGGATGTTTATTAGCATCTGGAATAGTATCACTTATTACGATACAAGCGCTTATCCATATAGCTGTTGTTACATCATCAATGCCTGCTACAGGTATACCTCTACCTTTCATTAGTTATGGTGGTACATCTTTAATGATATACATGGCAGCAGCTGGTGTGCTTCTAAATATATCTAGACATTCACAATTAGATAGGAGTTGA